One genomic window of Sphingobacterium oryzagri includes the following:
- a CDS encoding acyl carrier protein: MSDIASRVKAIIVEKLGVDENEVTPEASFTNDLGADSLDTVELIMEFEKEFNVAIPDDQAENISTVGQAISYLEKNVNN; encoded by the coding sequence ATGTCAGATATCGCATCAAGAGTAAAAGCAATTATCGTTGAGAAGTTAGGTGTAGACGAAAACGAAGTAACACCAGAAGCTTCATTCACGAATGATTTAGGTGCAGACTCACTTGATACAGTTGAGTTGATCATGGAATTCGAAAAAGAATTTAACGTAGCTATTCCTGACGACCAAGCTGAAAACATCAGTACTGTAGGTCAAGCTATCTCTTATTTAGAAAAGAACGTTAATAACTAA
- a CDS encoding IPExxxVDY family protein — protein sequence MSITKKHLTLDLDFDLELDFVLVGVSSSLKDYRLCHFIYKHTGLAFVRGKEDYIDHKGYVKEREKDEMDYHIVFEKIKRKGVTKHYFTIYRYCDPNFEFEYYLINNRSIEGTSLVPELPNFDYFLIIKHYIDPEDLRALLEDLKSINEVMLTKELDPTSLKSKENLIF from the coding sequence GTGAGCATTACCAAAAAACATCTGACCCTCGATCTTGACTTCGACCTGGAGCTCGATTTTGTGTTGGTGGGTGTCAGCTCCTCGCTCAAAGATTATCGATTATGCCACTTTATATACAAGCATACCGGCCTGGCTTTCGTACGCGGAAAAGAAGATTATATCGATCATAAGGGATATGTCAAAGAGCGGGAGAAGGATGAAATGGATTACCACATCGTTTTCGAAAAAATCAAGCGTAAAGGTGTCACCAAACATTACTTCACCATCTATCGTTACTGCGACCCCAACTTTGAATTTGAGTATTACCTGATTAACAACCGAAGTATTGAAGGGACATCACTCGTGCCCGAGCTGCCCAATTTTGACTACTTCCTGATTATAAAGCACTATATCGATCCAGAAGATTTGCGCGCGCTGTTGGAGGACCTAAAGAGCATCAATGAAGTGATGTTAACAAAAGAATTAGACCCGACTTCATTGAAATCCAAAGAAAATCTTATATTTTAG
- the fabF gene encoding beta-ketoacyl-ACP synthase II yields the protein MELKRVVVTGLGALTPLGNTVSAYWDGLINGVSGAAPITHFDASKFKTQFACEVKGFDPHDFMDRKEARKVDPFVQYAIASTDEAVKDAELEFEKLDTNRIGVIWGSGIGGLKTFLDEVANYAKGDGTPRFNPFFIPKMLVDIAPGHISMRHGLRGPNFSAVSACASSTNAMIDAFNYIRMGMADVIITGGSEATINEAGIGGFNAMHALSTRNDDPTTASRPFDKDRDGFVSGEGSGAIILESLEHALARGAKIYAEVAGGGMSADAYHITASHPEGLGAKLAMTKAIADANFTYADIDYINVHGTSTPVGDISETKAIIDLFGEQAYKLNISSTKSMTGHLLGAAGAIESIASILSVKNDIVPPTINHFTDDPQIDNNLNFTFNTAQKRTVNAALSNTFGFGGHNASIIVKKYHA from the coding sequence ATGGAGCTTAAAAGAGTAGTTGTAACAGGGTTAGGCGCTCTTACACCACTAGGCAATACCGTTTCAGCATACTGGGACGGATTGATTAATGGTGTAAGCGGTGCTGCTCCTATTACGCATTTCGATGCATCAAAATTTAAAACCCAATTCGCTTGTGAAGTGAAGGGATTTGATCCACATGATTTTATGGATCGTAAGGAGGCTCGCAAAGTCGATCCTTTCGTTCAGTATGCCATCGCGTCGACAGATGAAGCGGTAAAGGATGCTGAATTAGAATTTGAAAAGCTTGATACGAACAGAATCGGTGTTATCTGGGGCTCGGGAATCGGTGGCTTAAAGACTTTTTTGGACGAGGTAGCTAATTATGCCAAAGGAGATGGAACGCCAAGGTTTAATCCGTTCTTTATTCCGAAGATGTTGGTAGACATTGCTCCAGGTCATATCTCGATGCGTCATGGTTTAAGAGGTCCCAATTTTTCGGCCGTATCGGCGTGTGCTTCTTCAACCAACGCGATGATTGACGCATTTAACTATATCCGTATGGGTATGGCTGATGTGATTATCACGGGCGGATCGGAAGCAACGATAAATGAAGCGGGTATTGGTGGCTTCAACGCTATGCATGCCTTATCAACCCGTAACGACGATCCGACGACAGCTTCACGCCCTTTTGATAAAGATCGTGACGGTTTTGTTTCCGGAGAGGGTTCTGGCGCGATTATTCTGGAAAGCCTGGAACATGCGTTGGCGCGTGGCGCAAAAATTTATGCAGAAGTAGCTGGTGGCGGTATGAGTGCAGATGCTTATCACATCACGGCGTCGCACCCGGAAGGTTTGGGCGCGAAATTAGCGATGACAAAAGCAATTGCTGATGCCAACTTTACTTATGCCGATATTGATTACATCAACGTGCATGGTACGTCCACGCCGGTAGGCGATATTAGCGAAACTAAAGCGATCATTGATCTTTTTGGCGAGCAGGCATACAAATTGAACATCAGCTCGACAAAATCGATGACTGGGCATTTGTTAGGTGCCGCCGGAGCGATCGAGTCTATCGCATCAATTCTTTCTGTGAAGAATGATATCGTTCCGCCGACTATTAATCACTTTACCGACGACCCTCAAATCGATAATAACCTTAACTTTACATTCAATACGGCGCAAAAACGTACCGTGAATGCAGCGTTAAGTAATACGTTTGGTTTCGGTGGACATAATGCATCAATCATTGTGAAAAAGTATCACGCTTAA